A window of Sphingomonas adhaesiva contains these coding sequences:
- a CDS encoding complex I 24 kDa subunit family protein, whose amino-acid sequence MADAAIIPDEAEVRARWGNFQWSDDSREKRNAILSRYPAGREQSASIPLLDLAQRQVGAETQTQGWLPVPVIEFVAREIGVPYMRVYEVATFYTMFNLAPVGRYHVQVCGTTPCMLRGSDDVFAACKNKGLIKGKTTPDGLFTLTEVECMGNCASAPMVQINDDNYEDLDYDRTIAILETLANGGTPKPGTQEPGRHTVEPKGGATSLTAMVTENHDYRGEWANG is encoded by the coding sequence ATGGCCGACGCAGCCATCATTCCCGACGAGGCCGAGGTCCGCGCCCGCTGGGGCAATTTCCAATGGTCGGACGACAGCCGCGAGAAGCGCAACGCGATCCTGTCGCGCTACCCCGCGGGGCGCGAGCAGTCCGCCTCGATCCCCTTGCTCGACCTCGCGCAGCGTCAGGTCGGCGCGGAGACGCAGACGCAAGGGTGGCTGCCGGTCCCGGTGATCGAGTTCGTCGCGCGCGAGATCGGCGTGCCGTACATGCGCGTGTACGAGGTCGCGACCTTCTACACGATGTTCAACCTCGCCCCCGTCGGCCGCTATCACGTGCAGGTGTGCGGCACGACGCCGTGCATGCTGCGCGGGTCGGACGACGTGTTCGCGGCGTGCAAGAACAAGGGGCTCATCAAGGGCAAGACCACGCCCGACGGCCTGTTCACGCTGACCGAGGTCGAGTGCATGGGCAATTGCGCCAGCGCGCCGATGGTCCAGATCAACGACGACAATTACGAAGACCTCGACTACGACCGCACGATCGCGATCCTGGAGACGCTGGCGAACGGCGGCACGCCCAAGCCGGGGACGCAGGAGCCGGGCCGCCACACCGTCGAGCCCAAGGGCGGCGCGACCTCGCTGACCGCGATGGTGACCGAGAACCACGACTATCGTGGGGAGTGGGCGAATGGCTGA
- the nuoH gene encoding NADH-quinone oxidoreductase subunit NuoH, translating to MTGFFASYMPYGAAWTLATIIGILLIALPLMLAVAMIIYADRKIWAAMALRRGPNVVGPFGLLQSFADGLKVFLQETIVPAASNKVLFLLAPIITFTVALIVWAVMPFQVGVVLADINVGLLYVLAASSLGVYGIILAGWASNSKYPFFSAIRAAAQMVSYEVAIGFVIISVVMWAGSFNLTAIVEAQKGLYGFVNGFGFNPLLFPMAVVFLISALAETQRPPFDLTEAESELVAGYQTEYSSMAFALYWLGEYANVLLMCALNATLFWGGYLPPFDWAPLYVVPGIIWLFAKILFFFFVFSWIKATVPRYRYDQLMRLGWKVFLPLSLFWVFLVSGVLMLLRVGV from the coding sequence ATGACCGGCTTCTTCGCTTCCTACATGCCCTATGGCGCCGCATGGACGCTGGCGACGATCATCGGCATCCTGCTGATCGCGCTGCCGCTGATGCTGGCGGTCGCGATGATTATCTATGCCGATCGCAAGATCTGGGCGGCGATGGCGCTGCGCCGCGGCCCCAACGTCGTCGGTCCGTTCGGGCTGCTCCAGTCGTTCGCGGACGGCCTGAAGGTCTTCCTGCAGGAGACGATCGTCCCCGCGGCCTCGAACAAGGTGCTGTTCCTGCTGGCGCCGATCATCACCTTCACGGTGGCGCTGATCGTGTGGGCGGTGATGCCCTTCCAGGTCGGGGTGGTGCTGGCGGACATCAACGTCGGGCTGCTCTACGTCCTCGCGGCGTCGTCGCTGGGGGTGTACGGGATCATCCTGGCGGGCTGGGCGTCGAACTCCAAATATCCGTTCTTCTCCGCGATCCGCGCTGCGGCGCAGATGGTCAGCTACGAGGTCGCGATCGGCTTCGTCATCATTTCGGTGGTGATGTGGGCGGGGTCGTTCAACCTGACCGCGATCGTCGAGGCGCAGAAGGGATTGTATGGCTTCGTCAACGGCTTCGGGTTCAATCCGCTGCTGTTCCCGATGGCGGTGGTGTTCCTGATCTCGGCGCTGGCTGAGACGCAGCGCCCGCCGTTCGACCTGACCGAGGCGGAGAGCGAGCTGGTCGCGGGCTATCAGACGGAATATTCGTCGATGGCGTTCGCACTCTACTGGCTCGGCGAATATGCCAACGTGCTGCTGATGTGCGCGCTGAACGCGACGCTGTTCTGGGGCGGGTATCTGCCGCCGTTCGACTGGGCGCCGCTGTACGTCGTGCCGGGCATCATCTGGCTGTTCGCGAAGATCCTGTTCTTCTTCTTCGTGTTCTCGTGGATCAAGGCGACGGTGCCGCGCTACCGCTACGACCAGCTGATGCGGCTGGGGTGGAAGGTGTTCCTGCCGCTGTCGCTGTTCTGGGTCTTCCTGGTGTCGGGCGTGCTCATGTTGCTGCGCGTGGGAGTGTAA
- a CDS encoding nuclear transport factor 2 family protein, which translates to MIARYNAQDADAYVALMTDDACEATYRGAVLREGREGVRAGLTAMFAQYPQNRAEIIADWTLGDTVLLHEKVERAPGGEAFEVMSIYSFEGDRVSRVEFIR; encoded by the coding sequence ATGATCGCGCGCTACAACGCACAGGATGCCGACGCCTATGTCGCGCTGATGACCGACGACGCCTGCGAGGCGACGTATCGCGGCGCGGTGCTGCGCGAGGGGCGCGAGGGCGTCCGCGCGGGGCTGACGGCGATGTTCGCGCAATATCCGCAGAACCGCGCCGAGATCATCGCCGACTGGACGCTGGGCGACACCGTGCTGCTGCACGAGAAGGTCGAGCGCGCGCCGGGCGGCGAGGCGTTCGAGGTCATGTCCATCTATTCGTTCGAGGGCGACCGCGTGTCGCGCGTGGAGTTCATCCGCTAA
- the nuoG gene encoding NADH-quinone oxidoreductase subunit NuoG, translated as MPKVKVDGIEVEVPAGATVLQACEAAGKEIPRFCYHERLSIAGNCRMCLVEVKPGPPKPQASCALPAADNQEIFTTTPMVKHAREGIMEFLLINHPLDCPICDQGGECDLQDQSIAYGRGHSRFDENKRAVTEKYMGPIVKTVMTRCIQCTRCIRFAEEVAGVEEIGAIYRGENMQITSYLEEAVTSELSGNVVDLCPVGALTSKPYAFEARPWELKKTLTIDVMDAVGTNIRLDSRGRQVLRCVPRVNDDVNEEWATDKTRHAVDGLVRRRLDRPYVRHDGKLVPATWDEAFAAIAGVDHGGSIAAVAGDLVDCETMFAAKALLGEFGSSLLEGRQTGMDYDTSSLAAVNFNTTIAGAERADAILLVGTNLRWEAPLVNTRIRKAIKRGAKVFAIGPETDLTYKVEWLGADLSVLGNLPQALTDVFAKAERPMVIVGGGALKGAHGAALALVETLGLVKDGWNGFNVVHMAASRMGGLMLGYAQKAGIAALYDAKLAFFLGADECAFANFRGFKVYVGHHGDKGAQQADVVLPGASYAEKSGTFVNIEGRVQRGERAVFPPGDAREDWTIFRALSERMGKTLSFDTLDELRAAMALDCPELAELGLKTFAWNPPSLGTTAEGVMEGYPIKDFYLTNAVCRASPTMQRCSAELVHGETFAEAAE; from the coding sequence ATGCCTAAAGTGAAGGTCGACGGTATCGAGGTCGAGGTGCCCGCGGGCGCCACGGTGCTCCAGGCATGCGAGGCCGCGGGCAAGGAAATCCCGCGCTTCTGCTATCACGAGCGGCTGTCCATCGCGGGCAATTGCCGCATGTGCCTGGTCGAGGTGAAGCCCGGACCGCCCAAGCCGCAGGCGTCGTGCGCGCTGCCGGCGGCGGACAATCAGGAGATCTTCACCACCACGCCGATGGTGAAGCATGCCCGCGAGGGCATCATGGAATTCCTGCTCATCAACCACCCGCTCGATTGCCCGATCTGCGATCAGGGCGGCGAGTGCGACCTGCAGGACCAGTCGATCGCCTATGGCCGCGGGCACAGCCGGTTCGACGAGAACAAGCGGGCGGTGACCGAGAAGTACATGGGTCCGATCGTGAAGACGGTCATGACCCGCTGCATCCAGTGCACGCGCTGCATCCGCTTCGCGGAAGAGGTCGCGGGCGTGGAGGAGATCGGCGCGATCTATCGCGGCGAGAACATGCAGATCACCTCCTATCTGGAGGAGGCGGTGACGTCGGAGCTGTCGGGCAACGTCGTCGACCTGTGCCCGGTCGGCGCGCTGACCAGCAAGCCGTACGCGTTCGAGGCGCGGCCGTGGGAGCTGAAGAAGACGCTGACCATCGATGTGATGGACGCGGTCGGCACCAACATCCGCCTCGACAGCCGCGGGCGGCAGGTGCTGCGCTGCGTGCCGCGCGTCAACGACGACGTGAACGAGGAATGGGCGACCGACAAGACGCGCCACGCGGTCGACGGACTGGTTCGCCGGCGGCTCGATCGCCCCTATGTGCGTCACGACGGCAAGCTGGTGCCCGCCACCTGGGACGAGGCGTTCGCGGCGATCGCCGGCGTCGATCACGGGGGCAGCATCGCGGCGGTCGCGGGCGACCTGGTCGATTGCGAGACGATGTTCGCGGCCAAGGCGCTGCTGGGGGAATTCGGCTCGTCGCTGCTCGAGGGGCGGCAGACCGGCATGGACTATGACACGTCCAGCCTCGCGGCGGTGAACTTCAACACCACGATCGCCGGGGCCGAGCGCGCCGATGCGATCCTGCTGGTGGGCACCAACCTGCGCTGGGAGGCGCCGCTGGTGAACACGCGCATCCGCAAGGCGATCAAGCGTGGGGCGAAGGTGTTCGCGATCGGGCCGGAGACGGACCTGACCTACAAGGTCGAGTGGCTGGGCGCGGACCTGTCGGTGCTCGGCAACCTGCCGCAGGCGCTGACCGATGTCTTCGCGAAGGCGGAACGGCCGATGGTGATCGTCGGCGGCGGCGCGCTGAAGGGCGCGCACGGCGCGGCGCTCGCGCTCGTCGAGACGCTGGGGCTGGTGAAGGACGGGTGGAACGGCTTCAACGTCGTCCATATGGCCGCCAGCCGCATGGGCGGGCTGATGCTCGGCTATGCGCAGAAGGCGGGCATTGCGGCGCTGTACGACGCCAAATTGGCCTTCTTTCTGGGGGCCGACGAATGCGCGTTCGCCAACTTCCGCGGCTTCAAGGTGTATGTCGGCCACCACGGCGACAAGGGCGCGCAGCAGGCCGACGTCGTCCTGCCGGGGGCGAGCTATGCCGAGAAGAGTGGCACCTTCGTCAACATCGAGGGCCGGGTGCAGCGCGGCGAGCGCGCCGTGTTCCCGCCGGGCGACGCGCGCGAGGACTGGACGATCTTCCGTGCCTTGTCGGAGCGGATGGGCAAGACGCTGTCGTTCGACACGCTCGACGAGCTGCGCGCGGCGATGGCGCTCGACTGTCCCGAGCTGGCGGAGCTGGGGCTGAAGACCTTCGCCTGGAACCCGCCGTCGCTCGGCACCACGGCCGAGGGGGTGATGGAAGGCTATCCGATCAAGGACTTCTATTTGACCAACGCGGTCTGTCGCGCGTCGCCGACGATGCAGCGCTGCTCGGCCGAACTCGTCCATGGCGAGACCTTCGCGGAGGCGGCGGAATGA
- the nuoF gene encoding NADH-quinone oxidoreductase subunit NuoF produces the protein MLADKDRIFTNLYGYQSWRLDAAMARGDWDNTRALLELGQDKIIDTIKASGLRGRGGAGFPTGTKWSFMPKEPKPDRPNFLVINADESEPGSCKDREIIRHDPHKLIEGALVAGFAMRARAAYIYIRGEYIREAEVLFAAVAEAYDKGLVGRNACGSGYDFDVFVHRGAGAYICGEETAMLESLEGKKGQPRLKPPFPAGAGLYGCPTTVNNVESIAVAPTILRRGAEWFSSFGAENNKGTKLFQISGHVNTPCVVEEAMSIPFRELIEKHCGGIRGGWDNLLAVIPGGSSVPLVPAKDIIDAPMDFDGLKAVGSGLGTAAVIVMDKSTDVVRAISRLSYFYKHESCGQCTPCREGTGWMWRVMERLRTGDAEINEIDMLQQVTKQVEGHSICALGDAAAWPIQGLIRHFRPELERRINERAGGGLSPMQEAAE, from the coding sequence ATGCTGGCCGACAAGGATCGTATCTTCACCAACCTCTACGGCTATCAGTCGTGGCGGCTGGACGCGGCGATGGCGCGCGGCGACTGGGACAATACCAGGGCGCTGCTGGAGCTGGGCCAGGACAAGATCATCGACACCATCAAGGCGTCGGGTCTGCGCGGGCGCGGCGGGGCCGGGTTCCCGACCGGCACCAAATGGTCGTTCATGCCCAAGGAGCCCAAGCCCGACCGGCCGAACTTCCTGGTCATCAACGCCGATGAATCCGAGCCGGGCAGCTGCAAGGACCGCGAGATCATCCGCCACGATCCGCACAAGCTGATCGAGGGCGCGCTGGTCGCGGGCTTCGCGATGCGCGCGCGCGCGGCGTACATCTACATCCGCGGCGAATATATCCGCGAGGCGGAGGTGCTCTTCGCCGCGGTGGCGGAGGCCTATGACAAGGGCCTCGTCGGCAGGAACGCCTGCGGCTCGGGCTACGACTTCGACGTGTTCGTCCACCGCGGCGCGGGCGCGTACATCTGCGGCGAAGAGACCGCGATGCTCGAAAGCCTGGAGGGCAAGAAGGGGCAGCCGCGGCTCAAGCCGCCGTTCCCGGCGGGCGCGGGGCTCTACGGCTGCCCGACGACGGTCAACAACGTCGAATCGATCGCGGTCGCGCCGACGATCCTGCGGCGCGGCGCGGAATGGTTCTCCAGCTTCGGCGCGGAGAACAACAAGGGCACGAAACTCTTCCAGATCTCGGGTCACGTGAACACGCCCTGCGTGGTCGAGGAGGCGATGAGCATCCCGTTCCGCGAACTGATCGAGAAGCATTGCGGCGGCATCCGCGGCGGCTGGGACAATCTGCTCGCGGTCATTCCGGGCGGGTCGTCGGTGCCGCTGGTCCCGGCGAAGGACATCATCGACGCGCCGATGGACTTCGACGGGTTGAAGGCGGTCGGTTCCGGGCTGGGCACCGCGGCGGTGATCGTCATGGACAAGTCGACCGACGTCGTCCGCGCGATCAGCCGCTTGAGCTATTTCTACAAGCATGAAAGCTGCGGCCAGTGCACGCCGTGCCGCGAAGGCACCGGCTGGATGTGGCGCGTGATGGAGCGGCTGCGTACCGGCGACGCGGAGATCAACGAGATCGACATGCTCCAGCAGGTGACCAAGCAGGTCGAGGGCCACTCGATCTGCGCGCTGGGCGATGCGGCGGCGTGGCCGATCCAGGGCCTCATCCGCCACTTCCGCCCGGAGCTGGAGCGCCGCATCAACGAGCGTGCCGGCGGCGGCTTGTCTCCGATGCAGGAGGCGGCCGAGTGA
- the nuoL gene encoding NADH-quinone oxidoreductase subunit L, which yields MHPILFIVFLPLVAAVVAGFANKSFGATLPKAITTGALFVSCALSWPVFIGYLMETSTATVVPVLHFITSGTFDVSWALRVDALTAVMLVVITSVSALVHLYSWGYMSEDPDQPRFFAYLSLFTFAMLMLVTADNLIQMFFGWEGVGLASYLLIGFWFRKPSANAAAIKAFVVNRVGDLGFMLGIFATYLVFDTVSIPAILAAAPSMAGSTIGFLWFRADTMTVICLLLFVGAMGKSAQLGLHTWLPDAMEGPTPVSALIHAATMVTAGVFMVCRLSPMFQTSPTAMGFITFIGAATCLFAATVGTTQTDIKRVIAYSTCSQLGYMFFAAGVGAYGAAMFHLFTHAFFKALLFLGAGSVIHAMHHEQDMRFYGGLRKAIPVTFWAMLLGTLAITGVGIYGIGGFAGYHSKDAIIEVAWAAGSPVASMVGVFAALLTSFYSWRLMFLTFWGTPRWAASEHIQHALHDAHDHAHDHSAEAHHGEAATEDAGHAPHVETRGFNEIPTGTGGYHPHESPLPMLIPLIVLSIGAVAAGFVFHGWFIEPETAGDFWKGALFFDEHLMHEMHEVPLLVKLAATIVMLTGLLIAWASYIRSPSFPAKFVDTFQPIYQFLLRKWYFDELYNFLFVRPAFAIGRLLWHRGDEGTIDRFGPNGSAWVVQMGSRVTARLQTGYVYTYAFVMLIGLTAAITWAIAG from the coding sequence GTGCACCCGATCCTCTTCATCGTCTTCCTGCCGCTCGTCGCGGCGGTCGTCGCCGGCTTCGCCAACAAGTCGTTCGGCGCCACGCTGCCCAAGGCGATCACCACGGGCGCGCTGTTCGTGTCGTGCGCTTTGTCGTGGCCGGTGTTCATCGGCTATCTGATGGAGACCAGCACCGCGACCGTCGTGCCGGTGCTGCACTTCATCACCTCGGGCACGTTCGACGTGTCCTGGGCGCTGCGCGTCGACGCGCTGACCGCGGTCATGCTGGTGGTCATCACCAGCGTCTCCGCGCTTGTCCACCTCTATAGCTGGGGCTATATGAGCGAGGACCCGGACCAGCCGCGCTTCTTCGCCTATCTGTCGCTGTTCACCTTCGCGATGCTCATGCTGGTGACCGCGGACAATCTGATCCAGATGTTCTTCGGCTGGGAGGGCGTGGGCCTCGCCAGCTACCTGCTGATCGGTTTCTGGTTCCGCAAGCCCAGCGCCAATGCCGCCGCGATCAAGGCGTTCGTCGTCAACCGCGTCGGCGACCTGGGCTTCATGCTCGGCATCTTCGCGACCTATCTCGTCTTCGACACGGTCTCGATCCCCGCGATCCTCGCCGCGGCGCCGTCGATGGCGGGGTCGACGATCGGCTTCCTGTGGTTCCGCGCGGATACGATGACGGTCATCTGCCTGCTGCTGTTCGTCGGTGCGATGGGCAAGTCGGCGCAGCTGGGCCTCCACACCTGGCTTCCCGACGCGATGGAGGGGCCGACCCCGGTGTCGGCGCTGATCCACGCCGCGACGATGGTCACCGCGGGTGTCTTCATGGTGTGCCGCCTGTCGCCGATGTTCCAGACGTCGCCGACCGCGATGGGGTTCATCACCTTCATCGGTGCCGCGACCTGCCTGTTCGCCGCGACCGTCGGCACGACGCAGACCGATATCAAGCGAGTGATCGCCTATTCGACCTGTTCGCAGCTGGGCTACATGTTCTTCGCCGCGGGCGTCGGCGCCTACGGCGCGGCGATGTTCCACCTGTTCACGCACGCCTTCTTCAAGGCGCTGCTGTTCCTGGGCGCGGGCTCGGTGATCCACGCGATGCACCACGAGCAGGACATGCGCTTCTACGGCGGGCTGCGGAAGGCGATCCCGGTCACCTTCTGGGCGATGCTGCTGGGGACGCTCGCGATCACCGGCGTCGGCATCTACGGTATCGGCGGGTTCGCGGGCTACCATTCGAAGGACGCGATCATCGAGGTCGCCTGGGCCGCCGGGTCGCCGGTCGCCTCGATGGTGGGCGTATTCGCCGCACTGCTGACCAGCTTCTATTCGTGGCGGCTGATGTTCCTGACCTTCTGGGGCACGCCGCGCTGGGCCGCGTCGGAGCATATCCAGCACGCGCTGCACGATGCCCACGATCACGCGCACGATCATTCGGCCGAGGCGCATCATGGCGAGGCGGCGACGGAAGATGCGGGCCACGCGCCGCACGTCGAGACGCGCGGGTTCAACGAGATCCCGACCGGGACCGGCGGCTATCACCCGCACGAGAGCCCGCTGCCGATGCTGATCCCGCTGATCGTGCTGTCGATCGGCGCGGTCGCCGCGGGCTTCGTCTTCCACGGCTGGTTCATCGAGCCGGAGACGGCGGGCGACTTCTGGAAGGGGGCGCTCTTCTTCGACGAGCACCTGATGCACGAGATGCACGAGGTGCCGCTGCTGGTGAAGCTGGCCGCGACGATCGTGATGCTGACCGGGCTGCTGATCGCCTGGGCCAGCTACATCCGGTCGCCGTCCTTCCCGGCTAAGTTCGTCGATACGTTCCAGCCGATCTACCAGTTCCTGCTGCGGAAATGGTATTTCGACGAGCTGTACAACTTCCTGTTCGTCCGCCCCGCCTTCGCGATCGGTCGCCTCCTGTGGCACCGCGGCGACGAGGGGACGATCGACCGCTTCGGGCCGAACGGATCGGCCTGGGTGGTGCAGATGGGCAGCCGGGTCACCGCACGGCTGCAAACCGGATATGTCTATACCTATGCTTTCGTCATGCTGATCGGGCTCACCGCCGCGATCACCTGGGCGATCGCGGGCTGA
- the nuoK gene encoding NADH-quinone oxidoreductase subunit NuoK, which yields MTGGVGLIHYLVVAALLFTMGVLGIFLNRKNIIVILMAIELILLAVNINLVAFSAALQDLVGQVFAMFVLTVAAGESAIGLAIIVIFFRGRGSISVDDPSRMKG from the coding sequence GTGACTGGTGGCGTCGGCCTGATCCACTATCTCGTCGTGGCGGCGCTGCTGTTCACGATGGGGGTGCTGGGCATCTTCCTGAACCGCAAGAACATCATCGTCATCCTGATGGCGATCGAGCTGATCCTGCTGGCGGTGAACATCAACCTCGTCGCTTTCTCGGCGGCGCTGCAGGACCTGGTGGGGCAGGTGTTCGCGATGTTCGTGCTGACGGTCGCCGCGGGCGAATCCGCGATCGGCCTCGCCATCATCGTCATCTTCTTCCGCGGCCGCGGTTCCATCTCGGTCGACGATCCCAGCCGGATGAAGGGGTAA
- the nuoI gene encoding NADH-quinone oxidoreductase subunit NuoI translates to MGIASTIKAFTLWEFVKAHALTLKYFFKPKATINYPFEKNPLSPRFRGEHALRRYPNGEERCIACKLCEAVCPALAITIEAEPRDDGSRRTTRYDIDMTKCIYCGLCQEACPVDAIVEGPNLDFATETREELIYDKAKLLDNGDRWERAIAANLAADAPYR, encoded by the coding sequence ATGGGTATCGCATCCACGATCAAGGCGTTCACGCTCTGGGAGTTCGTGAAGGCGCACGCGCTGACGCTGAAGTATTTCTTCAAGCCGAAAGCGACGATCAACTATCCGTTCGAGAAGAACCCGCTGTCCCCGCGCTTCCGCGGCGAACACGCGCTGCGCCGCTATCCCAATGGCGAGGAGCGCTGCATCGCGTGCAAGCTGTGCGAGGCGGTGTGCCCGGCGCTGGCGATCACGATCGAGGCGGAGCCGCGCGACGACGGCAGCCGCCGCACCACGCGCTACGATATCGACATGACGAAGTGCATCTATTGCGGGCTGTGCCAGGAGGCGTGCCCGGTGGATGCGATCGTCGAGGGGCCGAACCTGGATTTCGCGACCGAGACGCGCGAGGAGCTGATCTACGACAAGGCCAAGCTGCTCGACAACGGCGACCGCTGGGAGCGCGCGATCGCGGCGAACCTTGCCGCCGATGCGCCGTATCGGTAA
- a CDS encoding NADH-quinone oxidoreductase subunit J, with protein sequence MIQAIAFYIFSAVVLMSGAMTIASRNPVHSVLWLILAFFNAAGLMVLVGAEFIAMVLVIVYVGAVAVLFLFVVMMLDIDFAQLRAGFVRYFGIGLVLAVALVAEILIGVFAWEAGGIDLARRAAPADAAVPNIVQVGNVLYSRYLFVFEGAGLVLLVAMIGAIVLTHRERSGSRYQNIARQIARRPQDATRNMKPDVGQGVQL encoded by the coding sequence GTGATCCAGGCCATCGCCTTTTACATCTTCTCCGCCGTGGTGCTGATGTCCGGCGCGATGACGATCGCGTCGCGCAACCCGGTGCATTCGGTGCTGTGGCTGATCCTGGCGTTCTTCAACGCCGCCGGCCTCATGGTGCTGGTGGGGGCGGAATTCATCGCGATGGTGCTCGTGATCGTCTATGTCGGCGCGGTCGCGGTGCTGTTCCTCTTCGTCGTGATGATGCTGGACATCGACTTCGCGCAGCTGCGCGCCGGGTTCGTGCGCTATTTCGGGATCGGGCTGGTCCTGGCGGTCGCGCTGGTGGCGGAAATCCTGATCGGCGTGTTCGCGTGGGAGGCCGGCGGGATCGACCTGGCGCGGCGCGCGGCGCCCGCGGATGCGGCGGTGCCCAACATCGTCCAGGTCGGCAACGTGCTCTACTCGCGCTATCTTTTCGTTTTCGAAGGCGCGGGGCTGGTGCTGCTGGTGGCGATGATCGGCGCCATCGTGCTGACCCACCGCGAGCGGTCGGGGTCGCGCTATCAGAATATCGCGCGCCAGATCGCGCGGCGTCCGCAGGATGCGACGCGCAACATGAAGCCCGACGTGGGGCAGGGGGTGCAGCTGTGA
- a CDS encoding NADH-quinone oxidoreductase subunit M — protein MSFPILSLMLAIPAVAAVACLFLSPQAARVTALAATLADLALGVVLWLSFDVGGAQWQFVEYAPVFGRFAWALGIDGYALLLIALSVFLMPICIGASWQAIEKRVPEYMSAFLLTEVLMIGTFAAQDLFLFYIFFEAGLIPMFLIIGIWGGANRIYASYKFFLYTLLGSLLMFVAMLYMSITAGTTSIPVLLDYDFPPQVQTWLWLAFFASFAVKMPMWPVHTWLPDAHVQAPTAGSVILAGVLLKLGGYGFLRFSLPMFPEASASLVWLVFGLSAVAVIYTSLVALVQSDMKKLIAYSSVAHMAIVTIGLFAFNAQGIEGAMMVMLGHGLVSGALFLCVGVIYDRLHTREISRYGGLAINMPRYALLFLLFTMASIGLPGTSNFVGEILALMGTYQVSTTIALLCTTGIILGAAYMLYLYRRVVFGEITSDEVRAMPDLSPRELWLLAPIAAAVLWMGVYPESFLAPMRKDTQILLARIDRAKPAGDSRPTKGTGVIPAAHAETPAHGSAH, from the coding sequence GTGTCGTTCCCGATCCTGTCGCTGATGCTCGCGATCCCGGCCGTGGCCGCGGTCGCCTGCCTCTTCCTCTCTCCCCAGGCGGCGCGCGTGACCGCGCTCGCCGCGACGCTCGCCGATCTGGCGCTGGGCGTCGTGCTGTGGCTGTCGTTCGACGTCGGCGGCGCGCAGTGGCAGTTCGTCGAATATGCCCCCGTCTTCGGACGGTTCGCATGGGCGCTGGGCATCGACGGCTATGCGCTGCTGCTGATCGCGCTGTCGGTCTTCCTGATGCCGATCTGCATCGGCGCCAGCTGGCAGGCGATCGAGAAGCGCGTGCCGGAATATATGTCGGCGTTCCTGCTGACCGAGGTGCTGATGATCGGCACCTTCGCGGCGCAGGACCTGTTCCTGTTCTACATCTTCTTCGAAGCCGGCCTGATCCCGATGTTCCTCATCATCGGCATCTGGGGGGGCGCGAACCGCATCTACGCGTCGTACAAGTTCTTCCTGTACACGCTGCTCGGCTCGCTGCTGATGTTCGTGGCGATGCTGTACATGAGCATCACCGCGGGCACGACCAGCATCCCGGTGCTGCTCGACTACGACTTCCCGCCGCAGGTGCAGACGTGGCTGTGGCTCGCCTTCTTCGCGTCGTTCGCGGTGAAGATGCCGATGTGGCCGGTCCACACCTGGCTGCCCGACGCGCACGTGCAGGCGCCCACCGCGGGGTCGGTGATCCTGGCGGGCGTGCTGCTGAAGCTCGGCGGCTACGGCTTCCTGCGCTTCAGCCTGCCGATGTTCCCGGAGGCCTCGGCAAGCCTCGTGTGGCTGGTGTTCGGCCTGTCGGCGGTGGCGGTGATCTACACCAGCCTCGTCGCGCTGGTTCAGTCCGACATGAAGAAGCTGATCGCCTATTCCTCGGTCGCGCACATGGCGATCGTGACGATCGGTCTGTTCGCGTTCAACGCGCAGGGGATCGAGGGCGCGATGATGGTGATGCTGGGTCACGGCCTGGTGTCGGGCGCGCTGTTCCTGTGCGTCGGCGTCATCTACGACCGGCTGCACACGCGTGAGATCAGCCGCTACGGCGGGCTCGCGATCAACATGCCGCGCTATGCCCTGCTGTTCCTGCTGTTCACCATGGCCTCGATCGGGCTGCCGGGAACCAGCAACTTCGTCGGCGAGATACTGGCGCTGATGGGCACCTATCAGGTGTCGACCACCATCGCCCTGCTGTGCACGACCGGCATCATCCTGGGTGCGGCGTACATGCTGTACCTGTACCGCCGCGTCGTCTTCGGCGAGATCACCTCGGACGAGGTGCGCGCGATGCCCGATCTGTCGCCGCGCGAGCTCTGGCTGCTGGCGCCGATCGCGGCGGCGGTGCTGTGGATGGGCGTCTATCCGGAAAGCTTCCTGGCGCCGATGCGCAAGGATACGCAGATCCTGCTCGCCCGCATCGACCGGGCGAAGCCCGCGGGTGACTCCAGGCCGACGAAGGGAACGGGCGTGATCCCCGCGGCCCATGCCGAAACGCCTGCGCATGGGAGCGCACACTGA